A region of Geobacillus sp. 46C-IIa DNA encodes the following proteins:
- the hemB gene encoding porphobilinogen synthase: MPLSFDRHRRLRQTAAIRAMVRETHLRVDDLIYPLFVVEGSGIRREVPSMPGVYHLSLDRLTEEIDEIAELGIRAVMVFGVPDEKDEVGSQAYCETGIVQRAIRQMKAQRPEMVVIADTCLCEYTSHGHCGVVESEQVLNDPSLELLAKTAVSQAQAGADIIAPSNMMDGFVAAIRHGLDEAGFENVPIMSYAIKYASAFYGPFRDAADSAPQFGDRKTYQMDPANRLEAFREAESDIKEGADFLMVKPALAYMDIIRDIKNRFPLPLVAYNVSGEYSMVKAAAQNGWIDEKTVVMEMLTGMKRAGADLIITYFAKDVARWLAD, from the coding sequence ATGCCATTGTCATTTGACCGCCATCGCCGCCTGCGGCAAACGGCCGCCATTCGGGCGATGGTGCGCGAGACGCATCTCCGCGTTGATGATCTCATTTATCCGCTGTTTGTCGTCGAAGGAAGCGGCATTCGCCGCGAAGTGCCATCGATGCCTGGGGTGTACCATTTATCGCTTGATCGTTTGACGGAAGAAATCGATGAAATCGCCGAGCTTGGCATCCGGGCGGTCATGGTGTTTGGCGTGCCGGACGAAAAAGATGAAGTTGGTTCGCAGGCATATTGCGAGACCGGGATCGTCCAGCGGGCGATCCGCCAAATGAAGGCTCAACGCCCGGAGATGGTCGTCATTGCCGATACATGTTTATGCGAATACACAAGCCACGGCCATTGCGGCGTGGTGGAAAGCGAACAAGTGCTGAATGACCCGTCGCTTGAGCTGCTCGCCAAAACGGCAGTCAGCCAGGCGCAAGCCGGCGCTGATATTATCGCGCCGTCGAACATGATGGACGGGTTTGTCGCTGCTATTCGCCACGGGCTTGATGAAGCCGGGTTTGAGAACGTGCCGATCATGTCGTATGCCATTAAGTACGCCTCGGCGTTTTACGGTCCGTTCCGCGATGCCGCGGACAGCGCGCCGCAATTCGGCGACCGGAAAACGTACCAAATGGATCCGGCCAATCGTCTTGAGGCGTTTCGCGAGGCGGAATCCGATATCAAAGAGGGCGCCGATTTCCTGATGGTCAAACCGGCGCTCGCCTACATGGACATTATTCGTGACATCAAAAATCGTTTCCCGCTTCCGCTTGTCGCCTATAACGTGAGCGGCGAGTATTCGATGGTGAAAGCGGCGGCGCAAAACGGCTGGATTGATGAAAAAACAGTCGTGATGGAAATGTTGACCGGAATGAAGCGGGCTGGCGCGGACTTGATCATCACATATTTTGCGAAAGATGTGGCCCGCTGGCTGGCTGACTAG
- the hemL gene encoding glutamate-1-semialdehyde 2,1-aminomutase — MRSYERSKAAYKEAVTLMPGGVNSPVRAFKSVGMTPIFMARGQGSKIYDIDGNEYIDYVLSWGPLILGHADPQVVEALKRVAEQGTSFGAPTLLENELARLVIERVPSVEIVRMVNSGTEATMSALRLARGYTKRNKIIKFEGSYHGHGDSLLIKAGSGVATLGLPDSPGVPESVAQHTITVPYNDLDSVRYAFERFGEDIAAVIVEPVAGNMGVVPPVPGFLEGLRDVTKQYDALLIFDEVMTGFRVDYHCAQGYYGVEPDLTCLGKVIGGGLPVGAYGGKAEIMEQVAPSGPVYQAGTLSGNPLAMTAGYETLRQLTPETYEEFSRKAARLEEGLHQAAEKYEIPHTINRAGSMIGFFFTNEPVINYETAKTSDLELFAAYYREMANEGIFLPPSQFEGLFLSTAHSDDDIEYTIAAAERAFARLRG; from the coding sequence GTGCGAAGCTATGAACGATCGAAAGCGGCTTATAAAGAAGCCGTGACATTAATGCCGGGCGGAGTAAACAGCCCGGTGCGCGCGTTCAAGTCGGTCGGGATGACGCCGATTTTTATGGCGCGCGGCCAAGGCTCGAAAATTTACGATATTGACGGCAACGAATATATCGACTATGTGTTGTCGTGGGGACCGCTCATTTTAGGGCACGCTGATCCACAAGTCGTCGAAGCGTTAAAACGGGTGGCCGAACAAGGGACGAGCTTCGGCGCTCCGACGCTGCTTGAGAACGAGCTGGCTAGGCTCGTCATCGAGCGGGTGCCGTCAGTCGAGATCGTGCGCATGGTCAACTCGGGAACGGAAGCGACGATGAGCGCCCTCCGCTTGGCGCGCGGCTACACGAAGCGCAACAAGATCATCAAGTTCGAGGGCAGCTACCACGGGCATGGCGATTCGCTGCTCATTAAAGCCGGCTCCGGCGTGGCGACGCTCGGGTTGCCGGACAGCCCGGGCGTGCCGGAATCGGTCGCCCAGCATACAATCACCGTTCCGTACAACGATTTGGACAGCGTCCGCTATGCATTTGAGCGGTTTGGCGAAGACATCGCGGCGGTCATCGTCGAGCCGGTGGCCGGCAATATGGGAGTCGTGCCGCCCGTCCCTGGCTTTTTGGAAGGGCTGCGCGACGTGACCAAACAATACGACGCCCTATTGATTTTTGACGAGGTGATGACCGGCTTCCGCGTCGACTACCATTGCGCCCAAGGATATTACGGCGTTGAGCCGGATTTGACGTGCCTTGGCAAAGTGATTGGCGGCGGCCTGCCGGTCGGGGCGTACGGCGGCAAAGCGGAAATTATGGAGCAAGTCGCACCGAGCGGGCCCGTATATCAGGCTGGCACGCTGTCTGGCAACCCGCTTGCCATGACGGCTGGCTACGAAACGCTCCGCCAACTGACGCCGGAAACGTATGAAGAGTTCAGCCGCAAAGCGGCGCGCCTTGAAGAAGGGCTGCACCAAGCCGCCGAAAAATACGAAATTCCTCACACCATCAACCGCGCTGGATCGATGATTGGCTTTTTCTTCACGAACGAGCCGGTCATCAATTACGAGACGGCTAAAACGTCCGATTTGGAGCTGTTTGCCGCCTATTACCGGGAGATGGCGAACGAAGGCATTTTCTTGCCGCCGTCGCAATTTGAAGGGCTGTTTTTGTCGACGGCGCACAGTGATGATGATATTGAATATACGATCGCCGCTGCCGAACGGGCATTTGCCCGCCTGCGCGGCTAG
- the spoVID gene encoding stage VI sporulation protein D encodes MEQSYLRFSLEESVWFKSGQEVAEFLSISLDPIISVDEYDQYITIRGALELSGEFRQADEPQQADVDDDAFELASYRFIQHISVREDGIRELSHRFPIDITIPKNRIRELEDVYVTVESFDYDLSDNGRLLVTADISISGISESPLVDDLPNDDEDEEPLFAPFESIARKEAAGGEAFATEDRPASEKHEQPVAAVSETSASIVEPAAVRHEETPSDETEDGKEPFLPLETETKAVNAEVEEEIDSLLPPTEAKVSIGAAKKAVSEEDEEEQEAEVKNENALYLTKLFAKSEAEEFTTVKICIVQQGDSLDKIAERYDVTVSQLLRANDLESPDDVHEGQLLYIPALAGSRPFS; translated from the coding sequence TTGGAGCAATCGTATTTGCGTTTTTCATTGGAAGAGTCAGTCTGGTTTAAAAGCGGACAGGAAGTCGCCGAGTTTTTGTCCATTTCTCTTGACCCGATCATTTCCGTCGACGAGTACGACCAATATATTACGATTCGCGGTGCGCTCGAGTTAAGCGGAGAATTCCGCCAAGCGGACGAACCACAGCAGGCGGACGTCGACGATGATGCGTTTGAGTTGGCGAGCTATCGATTCATTCAGCACATTTCGGTGCGTGAAGACGGCATTCGCGAACTGTCACACCGTTTTCCGATCGATATTACAATCCCGAAAAACCGCATTCGTGAACTTGAAGATGTGTACGTGACGGTGGAATCGTTCGACTATGATTTAAGCGACAACGGACGGCTGCTCGTGACCGCCGACATCTCGATCAGCGGGATCAGTGAATCGCCGCTCGTCGATGATTTGCCGAACGATGATGAAGATGAAGAGCCGTTGTTTGCCCCGTTTGAGTCAATCGCCCGCAAAGAGGCGGCCGGTGGTGAAGCATTTGCAACGGAGGATCGCCCTGCTAGCGAGAAGCACGAACAGCCTGTCGCTGCAGTCAGCGAAACGTCTGCTTCCATCGTTGAGCCAGCAGCTGTGCGTCATGAAGAAACGCCGTCTGATGAAACAGAGGATGGAAAAGAGCCGTTCTTACCGCTTGAGACGGAAACGAAAGCCGTCAACGCGGAAGTGGAAGAGGAGATTGATTCCCTCCTGCCGCCAACGGAGGCGAAAGTATCGATCGGGGCCGCTAAAAAAGCGGTGAGTGAAGAGGACGAGGAAGAACAAGAAGCGGAAGTGAAAAACGAAAACGCCCTTTATTTGACGAAGCTGTTTGCCAAAAGCGAAGCGGAAGAGTTTACCACCGTCAAAATTTGCATCGTCCAACAAGGAGACTCGTTGGACAAGATTGCTGAACGGTATGATGTGACCGTCTCGCAGCTGTTGCGCGCCAACGATTTGGAAAGCCCGGATGACGTGCACGAAGGGCAGCTGTTATATATTCCGGCCTTGGCGGGAAGCCGTCCTTTCTCATGA
- the ysxE gene encoding spore coat protein YsxE, with product MAIRSETYRAVLHQYGLQPQRIEQRGKAAKVYTDRGVFALKPLDGEQEAAALWQSLHYYGRHCPPFYWTRQRSPFAAEGSRLYYLQAWQEEETKTKEETVRTFFRGLARLHRATVRTVEASEEEIAAYRKQKKDEWQQERAVWEERVERYETAWYMSPFQLQCCTYFHEVMRAYLFAEEQLAAWEEALEETKQWRIAWVHGKARLSHYVAPYWISWERAHWNSPVYDLIAALRVHVRTLPPLGPEWMGGMDEYEKELPLSAGERAFLYGHLAEPRGFIRCLEQYEAAPRTERNEREYVAALQRCYFAFKNMEAVVMHLVQRDAARQQEEAVSHEAPAEGDGNG from the coding sequence ATGGCCATACGGTCTGAAACGTACCGCGCCGTGCTTCACCAGTATGGGCTTCAGCCGCAGCGCATCGAACAGCGGGGCAAAGCGGCAAAAGTGTACACCGATCGCGGTGTTTTTGCCTTAAAACCGCTCGACGGTGAACAAGAGGCGGCTGCTCTCTGGCAATCGCTTCACTATTATGGACGCCATTGCCCTCCGTTTTATTGGACGCGGCAACGGTCGCCGTTTGCTGCGGAGGGAAGCCGCCTTTACTATTTGCAAGCATGGCAGGAGGAAGAAACGAAAACAAAAGAAGAAACGGTGCGCACTTTTTTTCGTGGGCTGGCCCGCCTCCATCGCGCTACCGTCCGCACCGTCGAGGCGAGCGAAGAGGAGATCGCCGCGTATCGAAAGCAAAAAAAAGACGAATGGCAGCAGGAGCGGGCGGTTTGGGAAGAGCGGGTTGAGCGGTATGAAACCGCTTGGTACATGTCACCGTTTCAGCTGCAGTGCTGCACGTATTTTCATGAGGTGATGCGCGCTTACTTGTTTGCCGAGGAGCAGTTGGCTGCGTGGGAGGAGGCGCTCGAAGAAACGAAACAATGGCGCATCGCTTGGGTGCACGGAAAAGCGCGCCTTTCCCATTACGTGGCGCCGTATTGGATCAGCTGGGAACGGGCGCACTGGAATTCGCCGGTATACGATTTGATCGCCGCGCTTCGCGTGCATGTCCGAACGCTTCCACCGCTCGGTCCCGAGTGGATGGGGGGAATGGATGAATACGAAAAGGAATTGCCGTTATCCGCCGGGGAGCGGGCGTTTTTATACGGCCATTTAGCCGAGCCTCGCGGGTTTATCCGCTGCCTTGAACAATATGAAGCCGCTCCGCGAACGGAACGGAACGAGCGGGAATATGTCGCCGCCTTGCAGCGCTGTTATTTTGCCTTTAAAAACATGGAAGCGGTCGTGATGCATCTTGTCCAACGCGACGCCGCGCGGCAGCAAGAAGAGGCTGTCAGTCATGAAGCACCAGCGGAAGGGGACGGCAACGGTTAA
- a CDS encoding valine--tRNA ligase, which produces MKEGTKVAQHEVSMPPKYDHRAVEAWRYDWWLKGKFFEATGDPDKQPFTIVIPPPNVTGKLHLGHAWDTTLQDIITRMKRMQGYDVLWLPGMDHAGIATQAKVEEKLRSQGLSRYDLGREKFLEETWKWKEEYAGHIRSQWAKLGLGLDYTRERFTLDEGLSKAVREVFVSLYRKGLIYRGEYIINWDPATKTALSDIEVVYKEVKGALYHLRYPLADGSGYIEVATTRPETMLGDTAVAVHPDDERYKHLIGKMVKLPIVGREIPIIADEYVDMEFGSGAVKITPAHDPNDFEVGNRHNLPRILVMNEDGTMNENALQYQGLDRFECRKQIVRDLQEQGVLFKIEEHVHSVGHSERSGAVVEPYLSTQWFVKMKPLAEAAIKLQQTDGKVQFVPERFEKTYLHWLENIRDWCISRQLWWGHRIPAWYHKETGEIYVDHEPPKDVENWEQDPDVLDTWFSSALWPFSTMGWPDADSPDYKRYYPTDVLVTGYDIIFFWVSRMIFQGLEFTGKRPFKDVLIHGLVRDAQGRKMSKSLGNGVDPMDVIDQYGADALRYFLATGSSPGQDLRFSTEKVEATWNFANKIWNASRFALMNMGGMTYEELDLSGEKTVADHWILTRLNETIDTVTKLADKYEFGEVGRTLYNFIWDDLCDWYIEMAKLPLYGDDEAAKKTTRSVLVYVLDNTMRLLHPFMPFITEEIWQNLPHDGESITVASWPQVRPELSNEEAAEEMRMLVDIIRAVRNVRAEVNTPPSKPIALYIKTKDEQVRTALLKNRAYLERFCNPSELVIDMDVPAPEKAMTAVVTGAELILPLEGLINIEEEIKRLEKELDKWNKEVERVEKKLANEGFLAKAPAHVIEEERRKRQDYIEKREAVKARLAELKR; this is translated from the coding sequence ATGAAGGAGGGAACAAAAGTGGCACAGCATGAAGTGTCGATGCCACCAAAATACGACCATCGCGCCGTTGAGGCGTGGCGCTATGACTGGTGGCTGAAAGGCAAGTTTTTTGAAGCGACCGGCGATCCGGACAAACAACCGTTTACGATCGTCATTCCGCCGCCGAACGTCACCGGCAAACTGCATTTGGGGCATGCATGGGATACGACGCTGCAAGACATTATTACCCGCATGAAGCGGATGCAAGGATATGACGTTCTTTGGCTTCCGGGCATGGATCATGCCGGCATCGCCACCCAGGCAAAAGTGGAGGAAAAATTGCGCAGCCAAGGGCTGTCGCGCTACGATTTAGGCCGAGAGAAATTTTTGGAAGAAACATGGAAATGGAAAGAAGAATATGCCGGCCATATTCGCAGCCAATGGGCGAAATTGGGCCTTGGCCTCGATTACACGCGCGAGCGGTTTACGCTTGATGAAGGGCTGTCCAAAGCGGTGCGCGAAGTGTTCGTCTCGCTTTACCGGAAAGGGCTCATTTACCGCGGCGAGTACATCATCAACTGGGATCCAGCGACCAAAACCGCCTTGTCTGACATCGAGGTCGTTTATAAAGAAGTAAAGGGTGCGCTGTATCATTTACGCTATCCGCTTGCTGATGGCTCGGGCTACATTGAAGTGGCGACAACCCGCCCGGAAACGATGCTCGGCGATACGGCCGTTGCGGTTCATCCGGATGATGAGCGGTACAAGCACTTGATCGGCAAAATGGTAAAATTGCCGATCGTCGGCCGCGAAATTCCAATTATTGCGGATGAGTATGTCGATATGGAATTCGGCTCCGGCGCGGTGAAAATTACACCGGCACACGACCCGAACGACTTTGAAGTCGGCAACCGCCACAATTTGCCGCGCATTCTCGTCATGAACGAAGACGGTACGATGAACGAAAATGCTTTGCAATATCAAGGGCTTGACCGGTTTGAATGCCGGAAGCAAATCGTCCGCGACTTGCAAGAGCAAGGCGTCCTCTTTAAAATTGAGGAACACGTCCACTCCGTCGGCCATAGCGAACGGAGCGGCGCGGTCGTTGAGCCGTATTTGTCAACGCAATGGTTCGTTAAAATGAAGCCGCTCGCAGAAGCTGCCATCAAGCTGCAGCAAACGGACGGAAAAGTGCAGTTCGTGCCGGAGCGGTTTGAAAAAACGTACTTGCACTGGCTTGAAAACATCCGCGACTGGTGCATTTCGCGTCAGCTTTGGTGGGGGCACCGCATCCCGGCATGGTACCATAAAGAGACGGGGGAAATTTACGTCGACCACGAGCCGCCGAAAGACGTTGAAAACTGGGAGCAAGACCCGGATGTGCTTGATACGTGGTTCAGCTCGGCGCTCTGGCCGTTCTCGACAATGGGCTGGCCGGATGCCGACTCGCCGGACTACAAGCGCTATTACCCGACCGATGTGCTGGTCACCGGCTATGACATCATTTTCTTCTGGGTGTCGCGCATGATTTTCCAAGGGCTTGAGTTCACCGGAAAGCGGCCGTTTAAAGACGTGTTGATCCACGGTCTCGTTCGCGACGCCCAAGGACGGAAAATGAGCAAGTCGCTCGGCAACGGCGTCGATCCGATGGATGTCATCGACCAATACGGTGCCGATGCGCTCCGCTACTTCTTGGCGACCGGCAGCTCGCCGGGACAAGATTTGCGCTTTAGCACGGAAAAAGTCGAAGCGACGTGGAATTTTGCGAATAAAATTTGGAACGCCTCGCGCTTTGCCTTGATGAATATGGGCGGCATGACGTATGAGGAGCTCGACTTAAGCGGCGAAAAAACGGTTGCCGACCATTGGATTTTAACGCGCTTAAACGAAACGATCGACACGGTGACGAAGCTCGCCGACAAATACGAGTTTGGCGAAGTTGGACGCACGCTGTACAACTTTATTTGGGACGATTTGTGCGACTGGTACATTGAAATGGCGAAGCTGCCGCTTTACGGCGATGATGAGGCGGCGAAAAAGACGACGCGTTCAGTCTTGGTGTATGTGCTTGACAACACGATGCGTCTGTTGCATCCGTTCATGCCGTTCATCACCGAGGAAATTTGGCAAAACTTGCCGCATGACGGCGAATCGATCACCGTCGCCTCGTGGCCGCAAGTGCGCCCAGAGCTGTCGAACGAAGAAGCGGCCGAAGAAATGCGGATGCTTGTTGACATCATCCGTGCGGTTCGCAATGTTCGCGCCGAAGTGAACACGCCGCCGAGCAAGCCGATTGCGCTCTACATTAAGACAAAAGACGAACAAGTGCGCACAGCGCTTTTGAAAAACCGCGCTTATTTAGAACGGTTCTGCAACCCGAGCGAATTGGTCATTGATATGGATGTTCCGGCGCCGGAAAAAGCGATGACCGCCGTCGTCACCGGGGCGGAGCTCATTTTGCCGCTTGAGGGGCTGATCAATATTGAAGAGGAAATCAAGCGGCTTGAGAAAGAGCTCGACAAGTGGAACAAAGAAGTCGAGCGCGTCGAAAAGAAACTGGCAAACGAAGGCTTTTTAGCGAAAGCGCCGGCCCATGTCATCGAAGAAGAGCGGCGCAAGCGGCAAGATTACATCGAAAAACGCGAAGCGGTGAAAGCGCGCCTCGCTGAGTTGAAACGGTAG
- a CDS encoding folylpolyglutamate synthase/dihydrofolate synthase family protein: MIRTYEEAVAWIHGRLRLGMKPGLKRMEWMMEKLGHPERRVRAVHIGGTNGKGSTVAYLRSILQAAGYSVGTFTSPYIEQFNERISVNGEPIRDEEIVELVQVIQPLADELERTELGGPTEFEVITAMMLYYFGKKQIQDIVLIEVGLGGRLDSTNVIYPLVSVITNVSYDHMNILGDTLGQIAAEKAGIIKSGVPLVTAVQEPEAWEVIAKTAAERKAKTYRLGVDFAVSDQQTTAEGEQFSVTTPFAAYHDLRIQMPGVHQIENAATAVMAAELLRLSYSFLIEPEHIHDGLAMAAWPGRFERVSDDPLVIIDGAHNEAGIRSLVETVRAHYPDKRVHVLFAALADKPLERMIQRLDELADTITFTTFDFPRAAAAEQLADLSSHLQKAVTGDWIGWIDGKKDRIGRDELLLMTGSLYFISEVRKRLKNNAKR, from the coding sequence ATGATCCGCACATATGAGGAAGCCGTCGCTTGGATTCACGGGCGGCTGCGGCTTGGCATGAAGCCGGGACTAAAACGGATGGAATGGATGATGGAAAAACTCGGCCATCCGGAGCGCCGCGTCCGCGCTGTCCATATCGGTGGAACGAACGGCAAAGGGTCGACAGTGGCGTATTTGCGCTCGATTTTGCAAGCAGCGGGGTATTCCGTCGGCACGTTCACTTCGCCGTATATCGAGCAGTTTAACGAACGGATCAGCGTCAATGGCGAACCGATTCGCGATGAAGAAATCGTTGAGCTTGTGCAAGTCATTCAACCGCTCGCGGACGAACTCGAACGAACAGAACTTGGCGGACCGACCGAATTTGAAGTGATCACCGCCATGATGCTCTATTACTTCGGCAAAAAACAGATTCAAGATATTGTGCTCATTGAAGTCGGACTCGGCGGCCGGCTCGATTCGACGAACGTCATTTATCCGCTTGTTTCCGTCATTACGAACGTCAGCTATGACCATATGAACATTTTAGGCGATACACTCGGGCAAATTGCCGCCGAGAAAGCGGGAATCATCAAATCCGGGGTGCCGCTCGTGACAGCGGTGCAGGAGCCGGAAGCATGGGAAGTCATTGCCAAGACGGCAGCGGAACGGAAGGCGAAAACATACCGTCTCGGCGTTGATTTTGCCGTCTCCGATCAGCAAACGACCGCGGAAGGGGAGCAGTTTTCCGTCACGACACCGTTTGCTGCGTATCATGATTTGCGCATTCAAATGCCGGGCGTCCATCAAATCGAAAACGCGGCAACGGCCGTCATGGCGGCTGAACTGCTGCGGCTTAGCTATTCGTTTTTGATCGAACCGGAGCACATTCACGACGGGCTCGCTATGGCCGCTTGGCCCGGCCGGTTTGAGCGGGTGAGCGATGATCCGCTCGTCATTATCGACGGCGCTCATAACGAAGCCGGGATTCGCTCGCTCGTGGAGACGGTGCGCGCCCATTATCCTGACAAACGTGTCCATGTCTTGTTTGCCGCGTTGGCGGACAAGCCGCTTGAGCGGATGATTCAACGTCTTGATGAGCTCGCGGATACGATCACGTTTACCACGTTTGATTTTCCGCGCGCGGCAGCGGCGGAACAGTTGGCGGACCTTTCGTCTCATCTGCAAAAAGCGGTGACAGGTGATTGGATCGGCTGGATCGATGGGAAGAAAGACCGAATAGGGAGAGATGAGTTGTTGCTCATGACGGGATCGCTTTACTTTATATCTGAAGTGAGAAAACGTCTAAAAAATAATGCCAAGCGATGA